Genomic segment of Terriglobales bacterium:
ATCATTTGTGAGATAACTTCCAGCCACTGATCACAGAGCACAGTTCTTATGAATCGCACCACGATCTGTTCACCGTACATGGAATTCGCCAAGCTGCGCTCCTCCTCGCGCTACAACCTGGCGACCAGCGGGATCATGAGCTACCCGATGGCGGAACTGCCGGTCACGATCGACGAACTGGAGATCAACGGCCCCACCGCCTACGGTTACGAGCCGCTGCTGGACCGCCTGGCAGCGAAGAACAACGTTGGGCGCGAATGCGTGGTGTACATCAACGGCGGCACCTCGCTGGCCAACAACATCGCCATTGCCGGCATTACCGAGCCGGGAGATCACGTCCTCAGCGAGGCGCCGGGCTATGAATTGCTCGACACCACGGCGCGCTTTCTCGGCCTCGAAGTCTCGCACTTCGAGCGCCGTTCTCAGGACGGCTACCGCGTGGATCCGGGGGAAATCCAGCGCCACCTGACGCCGCGCACGCGGCTGATCATGCTCACCAACCTGCACAATCCCACAGGCGTGCTCTCCGACAATGGCACGCTGCGGCGGATCGGGGAAATCGCACGCCGCGCCGGCGCCCGCGTGCTGGTGGATGAGGTGTACCTAGACATGGCATTCGAGAGGACACCGGCATCATCATTTCACCTCGATCCTGAGACGTTCGTGGTTACCAGCAGCCTGACCAAGGCCTACGGCCTGAGCGGCCTTCGTTGCGGCTGGATCCTGGCTGAGCCCAAACTTGCCGAGCGCCTGTGGCGCATCAACGACCTGTATGCGGCCAGCCCGGTGCACGCGGCGGAGCTGCTGAGCGTTATCGCGCTGGATAACCTGGGGAAAATCGCCTCCCGGGCAAAGTCGCTGCTCGACGGCAATCGCGCCGCACTCAATCGCTTTTTCGACTCTTGCGGCGCCCTGGACGTGGTGCGGCCGGAATTTGGCACGGTGTCTTTTCCGCGATTGCGCCGAGGCAGCGTGGAAGCAATGTTCGATCGGTTGCGCGACAAATACGAGACGACGGTTGTTCCGGGCAGCTTCTTCGCCGCCGCGCAGCACTTCCGGATCGGCCTCGGCGGCGACCCGGAAATGACACGCGAGGGGTTGGAGCGGCTTGGGAAAGCGCTGCAGGAATTCAACTGACCTCGCACGCAAAGCCTGAGCGGCTTGAGTGAGGTACCCGCGCGCCCCATCATCACAGGCAACTGGTCCGACCAATTTATCGCCTGTGTCCTTCCTCACACGAAAATGTGACCCACGTCATACACGCTTGCGATACGTAACGCGCACAATCAGAAACGGTTGAGGATGTGCCATCGCACACCGTGTCTTGACCGCGAATTTCAGGGGTCTCGGCCGATCGCCTTCCCGGCGCGGGAGAGCGCACGCAGAGGTGGATCACGTTTTCAGGTGACTCCGGCCACAGCCCCCGGTGAGAGAGGTTTCGGATGGCCAAAGGCAGTGTTTCGATTCACGTCGAGCGGTGCAAGGCGTGCGGCTTCTGCGTCGAGTTTTGTCCCTTCAAAGCCCTGGCGCTCTCCTCGGCGTTCAACTCCAAGGGCTATCATCCGCCGCAACTGGTGGCGCCGGAGAAGTGCAGCGGCTGCGACCTATGCGGGATGTACTGTCCCGACTTCGCCATCTTCGGATACCGCTTGAACGCGGCCGACGCGGCGAAACAACCGGACCAGGAGGCCAATGATGCACGCTGATCCCGCCGGCGTCCTTACCGGCACGCATTTTCTCGATGGAGACCACGCCTGCTGCGAAGGCTGTCTGGCGGCGGGCGCGCGTTTCGCGTCCGGTTACCCGATCACGCCGTCGACCGAGGTGGTGGAGCGCTTCGCCTCGCGCATTCCCACCGTCGGCGGCACCTTCATCCAGATGGAAGACGAACTGGCGGCCTCGATCTGCCTGCAAGGCGCGGTCTGGGGCGGGGCCAAGGCGTTCACCGTGACCAGCGGTCCCGGATTTTCGCTGATGATGGAGCACATCGGCTACGCGGCGATGACGGAGACGCCGTGCGTGTTCGTCAACGTGCAGCGCGGCGGCCCCTCGACCGGGCTGCCCACCCTGCCCGCGCAAGCCGACATGATGCAGGCGCGTTGGGGCTCGCACGGCGATTACGGCATCATCGCGATCTGTCCCAATTCGCCGCAGGAGTGTTTCGACCTGACGCTGAAGGCGTTCAACCTCTCCGAGCAATACCGCGTGCCGGTGATGGTGATGATGGACGAAGTAGTCGGGCACATGACGGAGAAAGTCGTAATACCTCCCGCCGGCAAGATCGAGGTCACCCCGCGCAAGCACACAAAAAAATCGCCAGCGGATTACAAGCCGTACCAGTGCAACGGCGACGGCTCGCTGGTGCCGGAGATGGCGCACGCCGGCGAAGGCTACAAGTTTCACGTCACCGGCCTGACCCATGACGAGCGCGGCTATCCCAACATGACGCCTGCGGTCCAGGACAAGCTGGTCAAGCGGCTGCGCGACAAGATCGACAACGCGCCCGACCTGGTCCTTTACGAAGGCGAGCACCTCGACGACGCCGACGTGGTGGTGGTCAGCTACGGGATCACGTCGCGCGTGGCGCAGCGCGCCATTGACGAGGCCCGCGCGCAAGGGCTGAAGGTAGGCAAACTGCGGCTCATCATCGCCTGGCCTTTCCCCACGAAACTGATTCGCGAACTGGCGCCCAAGGTGAAAGCCTTCGTGGTGCCGGAACTGAACCTCGGACAGATGGTGCTGGAAGTGGAGCGGGCGGCCCGGGGCGCGGCGAAAACCATTCACGTGCCGCACGCGGGGGGCAGCGTGCATCGGCCCGAAGACATCGTCAAGGCCATCGTGGAGGCGAACCAATGAGCAGCGTCGCGACCAACCCCGTTCTGCCGTTCCTGCGCACCGACCGCATGCCGACCATCTGGTGCCCGGGTTGCGGCATCGGCACCACCGTGAATTGCTTTTCGCGCGCGTTGCTCGATTCCAAGGTGGACCTGAAAAACCTGGCCATCGTTTCCGGCATTGGCTGCACCGGCCGCGTCGCCGGCTACGTGAACCTGGACTCATTCCACACCACGCATGGACGCGCCATCCCGTTCGCCACCGGCCTGAAGCTGGCGAATCCCAAGCTCAACGTGGTGGTCTACTCCGGCGACGGCGATCTGTCCGCCATCGGCGGCAATCACCTGATTCACGCCGCGCGCCGCAATGTGGACATCAAGGTCATCTGCGTCAATAACCTGATTTATGCCATGACCGGCGGCCAGACCGCTCCGACCACGCCCGGCCACGTGATTACTTCGACGCATCCTTACGGAACCTTTGACCCGACCTTCAATTTGCCGCACCTGGTGGAGGCCGCGGGCGCCGTCTACGTGGCGCGCTGGACTACTTTTCACGTCCGCCAGATTGCCCGCTCGATGGCGGAAGTCTTCAAGAAGCCCGGCTTCTGTTTCATCGAAATCCTCTCGCCCTGCCCGACGCTCTACCAGCGCCGCAACAAGATGGGCGATGGCCTGGACACCATGAAGTTCTACAAGGAACACAGCAAGATCAAGAACGGCGCGTCGACGAGCGAGATCGGGCTGACCAAGGCCGGCGAGATCATCGTCGGCAAGTTCGTGGACCGCGATCGCCCCGACTACATCAATGCTGCACGCGAGCAGTTTGTCGAGTCCCTGGGCGAGCGCTACGTGGACGAGTGCGCTGCCGTTGAATGCGCAGCCGAATGCTGCGGGGAGGACTACTGATGCAGCTTACCGAAATTCGCATCGCCGGATTCGGCGGACAGGGAGTCATCCTTTCCGCGATCGTGATCGGCAAAGCGGCCTCCATTTTCGAAGGCGACTTCGCCACCATGACGCAGAGCTTCGGGCCGGAAGCACGGGGCGGCGCCTGCAGCGCGCAGGTCATCGTCTCCGATTCGCCGGTGCTGTATCCCTACGTCACCCGGCCTGACATGCTGGTCGTCATGTCGCAGGAGGCGTACAGCAAATTCGCGCCGGAGCTGAAGCACGACGGCACCCTGGTGATCGAGCAGGACCTGGTTCGCGTGAGCCATCTGCCGGTGGGCACCAAGGTCTTCAGCTGCCCGGCCACGCGGCTGGCCGAGGAACTCGGAAAAAAGATGGTGCTGAACATCGTGATGGTCGGCTTCTTCGCCGCGGTGACGAATCTGCTGAAGCCGGAGTCGCTGCGCCAGGCAGTGGCGGATTCCGTGCCGCCCGCATTCAAGGAACTCAACCTGAAAGCGTTCGACAAAGGTTTTGAATACGGCAAGAACCTTCCCAACGGCGGCCAGGAGAATGCGGACGAATCCCAGGAAGACGTGAAGTCACTCGAAGTGCACTGAGGTTAGCCACCTGTTCCCTCAGCGGCTAAAGCCGGTCTTCTGGTTGAGCTCTATTCGGCACGGCTGAAGCCGTGCCCTTACCCGTGTGGTTCAGCCGTGCCCTTTCCCGTGCCGCGCCTGCGCCAGCATGAAAGAAAC
This window contains:
- a CDS encoding aminotransferase class I/II-fold pyridoxal phosphate-dependent enzyme — protein: MNRTTICSPYMEFAKLRSSSRYNLATSGIMSYPMAELPVTIDELEINGPTAYGYEPLLDRLAAKNNVGRECVVYINGGTSLANNIAIAGITEPGDHVLSEAPGYELLDTTARFLGLEVSHFERRSQDGYRVDPGEIQRHLTPRTRLIMLTNLHNPTGVLSDNGTLRRIGEIARRAGARVLVDEVYLDMAFERTPASSFHLDPETFVVTSSLTKAYGLSGLRCGWILAEPKLAERLWRINDLYAASPVHAAELLSVIALDNLGKIASRAKSLLDGNRAALNRFFDSCGALDVVRPEFGTVSFPRLRRGSVEAMFDRLRDKYETTVVPGSFFAAAQHFRIGLGGDPEMTREGLERLGKALQEFN
- a CDS encoding 4Fe-4S binding protein — protein: MAKGSVSIHVERCKACGFCVEFCPFKALALSSAFNSKGYHPPQLVAPEKCSGCDLCGMYCPDFAIFGYRLNAADAAKQPDQEANDAR
- a CDS encoding 2-oxoacid:acceptor oxidoreductase subunit alpha; its protein translation is MHADPAGVLTGTHFLDGDHACCEGCLAAGARFASGYPITPSTEVVERFASRIPTVGGTFIQMEDELAASICLQGAVWGGAKAFTVTSGPGFSLMMEHIGYAAMTETPCVFVNVQRGGPSTGLPTLPAQADMMQARWGSHGDYGIIAICPNSPQECFDLTLKAFNLSEQYRVPVMVMMDEVVGHMTEKVVIPPAGKIEVTPRKHTKKSPADYKPYQCNGDGSLVPEMAHAGEGYKFHVTGLTHDERGYPNMTPAVQDKLVKRLRDKIDNAPDLVLYEGEHLDDADVVVVSYGITSRVAQRAIDEARAQGLKVGKLRLIIAWPFPTKLIRELAPKVKAFVVPELNLGQMVLEVERAARGAAKTIHVPHAGGSVHRPEDIVKAIVEANQ
- a CDS encoding 2-oxoacid:ferredoxin oxidoreductase subunit beta yields the protein MSSVATNPVLPFLRTDRMPTIWCPGCGIGTTVNCFSRALLDSKVDLKNLAIVSGIGCTGRVAGYVNLDSFHTTHGRAIPFATGLKLANPKLNVVVYSGDGDLSAIGGNHLIHAARRNVDIKVICVNNLIYAMTGGQTAPTTPGHVITSTHPYGTFDPTFNLPHLVEAAGAVYVARWTTFHVRQIARSMAEVFKKPGFCFIEILSPCPTLYQRRNKMGDGLDTMKFYKEHSKIKNGASTSEIGLTKAGEIIVGKFVDRDRPDYINAAREQFVESLGERYVDECAAVECAAECCGEDY
- a CDS encoding 2-oxoacid:acceptor oxidoreductase family protein, which encodes MQLTEIRIAGFGGQGVILSAIVIGKAASIFEGDFATMTQSFGPEARGGACSAQVIVSDSPVLYPYVTRPDMLVVMSQEAYSKFAPELKHDGTLVIEQDLVRVSHLPVGTKVFSCPATRLAEELGKKMVLNIVMVGFFAAVTNLLKPESLRQAVADSVPPAFKELNLKAFDKGFEYGKNLPNGGQENADESQEDVKSLEVH